In one Actinomyces trachealis genomic region, the following are encoded:
- a CDS encoding thymidylate synthase: protein MSTQPYPALAGLGLTPPDGVDVAYEELLAEVLTHGTPKGDRTGTGTRSLFARQLRYDLSAGFPRITTKFVAMKAVKGELLWFLQGATNVRWLQERGITIWDEWADAEGELGPVYGAQWRSWPSRDGGTIDQIARLIDTLHSDPDSRRMLVSAWNVSELDRMALAPCHAFFQCYVAQGRLSLQIYQRSADLFLGVPFNLASYALLTHMLAQQAGLEVGELIWTGGDCHIYDNHLEQVREQLSRVPAAYPFPVLRLKQAQSIDRYGMDDIDASEGYQHHPTIKAPVAV from the coding sequence GTGAGCACACAGCCTTACCCTGCCCTAGCTGGCCTGGGCCTGACCCCGCCCGACGGCGTGGACGTGGCCTATGAGGAACTGTTGGCGGAGGTCCTTACCCACGGCACCCCCAAGGGGGACCGCACCGGCACCGGCACGCGCTCCTTGTTCGCCCGCCAGCTGCGCTATGACCTGTCCGCTGGCTTTCCGCGCATCACCACCAAGTTCGTGGCGATGAAGGCTGTCAAGGGTGAGCTGCTATGGTTCTTGCAGGGGGCCACCAACGTGCGCTGGTTGCAGGAGCGGGGCATCACCATCTGGGACGAGTGGGCGGACGCCGAGGGCGAACTCGGCCCGGTCTACGGCGCGCAGTGGCGCTCCTGGCCCAGCCGCGACGGTGGCACGATCGACCAGATCGCAAGGCTCATCGACACGCTGCACAGTGACCCCGACTCGCGCCGCATGCTGGTCTCCGCCTGGAACGTCAGCGAGCTGGACCGGATGGCTTTGGCCCCCTGCCACGCCTTCTTCCAGTGCTACGTGGCGCAGGGACGGCTCAGCCTACAGATCTACCAGCGCAGCGCCGACCTGTTCCTGGGCGTGCCCTTCAACCTGGCCTCCTACGCACTGCTCACCCACATGCTTGCCCAGCAGGCGGGCCTGGAGGTGGGCGAACTGATCTGGACCGGAGGGGACTGCCACATCTACGACAACCACCTGGAGCAGGTGCGCGAGCAGCTCTCCCGGGTGCCCGCCGCCTATCCCTTCCCGGTGCTGCGGCTCAAGCAGGCCCAGTCCATTGACCGCTACGGCATGGATGACATTGACGCCTCCGAGGGCTACCAGCACCACCCCACGATCAAAGCTCCGGTGGCGGTGTGA
- a CDS encoding WhiB family transcriptional regulator gives MDWRSKAACLNVDPEIFFPIGNTGPAIAQISQAKAVCATCEVAETCLKWALENGQDAGVWGGMSEDERRSLKRRAARARRSS, from the coding sequence ATGGACTGGCGTAGCAAGGCTGCATGTCTCAACGTCGACCCCGAGATCTTCTTCCCGATCGGTAACACTGGTCCGGCTATCGCGCAAATCTCCCAGGCCAAGGCAGTTTGCGCCACCTGCGAGGTCGCGGAAACCTGCCTGAAATGGGCCCTGGAGAACGGTCAGGACGCTGGCGTCTGGGGTGGTATGAGCGAGGACGAGCGCCGCTCCCTCAAGCGCCGTGCTGCCCGCGCCCGCCGCTCCTCCTGA
- a CDS encoding ABC transporter permease yields the protein MSWLLANLPDVGELLLAHLAQAVPAIAATLLLAIPLARLAQEVRPLRSMLVAGSSLFYAIPSLTLFVILPIILGTGIRDPLNVVVALTLYGLALLLPATVAALEAVDLRVVDAAAAMGMGSARRFLTVELPLAGPAIVAGLRVVTVSTISLTTVGAVLGVSSLGRLFTDGFQRGLVAEIVTGMVVTVLLALLLDGLVVATGWLALPWTRRRRSAVDDTGEIRA from the coding sequence ATGAGCTGGCTGCTGGCCAACCTTCCGGATGTGGGGGAGCTTCTGCTCGCCCACCTGGCCCAGGCGGTGCCTGCTATCGCCGCCACTCTGCTGCTAGCCATACCTCTGGCCCGGCTGGCCCAAGAGGTACGCCCCCTGCGTTCCATGCTGGTGGCTGGGTCGTCATTGTTCTACGCAATCCCCTCCTTGACGCTCTTCGTGATCCTGCCGATCATTCTGGGCACCGGTATCCGTGACCCGCTCAACGTCGTCGTGGCACTCACCCTCTACGGCCTAGCCCTGCTGCTGCCAGCCACCGTGGCTGCCCTGGAGGCCGTGGACTTGCGCGTCGTTGATGCGGCTGCCGCCATGGGCATGGGATCAGCCCGCCGTTTCCTGACTGTGGAGCTACCGCTGGCCGGGCCCGCGATCGTCGCGGGGCTGCGCGTGGTCACCGTCTCCACCATCTCCCTGACCACTGTGGGAGCGGTGCTGGGCGTGTCCAGCCTGGGGCGGCTCTTCACTGATGGTTTCCAACGGGGCCTGGTCGCGGAGATCGTCACTGGCATGGTTGTCACCGTTTTGCTGGCCCTGCTGCTTGACGGTCTGGTGGTGGCCACCGGTTGGCTGGCCTTGCCGTGGACCCGACGGCGGCGCAGCGCTGTCGATGACACAGGGGAGATACGGGCATGA
- a CDS encoding dihydrofolate reductase, with amino-acid sequence MRVGAIWAQDRNGVLGADGGMLWRVPADFRHFKAATLGGGVVMGRTTWESLGGRPLPGRLNLVLSRRENWHPVVVEGTPGGGVAPADAAAPAVPPAVTTQVRMARNLEEALAEAAHDVVAKNLPDPRDGAYRQLPRVWVIGGGSVYEQALGAGLVDDLLVTELDLDIRGATAALDDSLVVRAPQIDASQWCPGPLTDPAETWRPISGAAAWRVKHWLRR; translated from the coding sequence ATGCGTGTGGGCGCGATCTGGGCTCAGGACCGCAATGGGGTGCTTGGTGCCGACGGCGGGATGCTGTGGCGGGTGCCCGCTGACTTCCGGCATTTCAAGGCGGCGACCCTGGGGGGTGGCGTCGTCATGGGACGCACCACCTGGGAGTCATTGGGGGGCCGTCCCCTGCCGGGCCGACTAAACCTGGTGCTCTCGCGCCGCGAGAACTGGCATCCGGTCGTGGTGGAGGGGACGCCAGGTGGCGGTGTGGCGCCAGCCGACGCTGCTGCCCCCGCCGTACCACCTGCGGTGACCACACAGGTGCGGATGGCGCGCAACCTTGAGGAGGCACTGGCCGAGGCGGCGCACGACGTCGTCGCAAAGAATCTGCCTGATCCACGCGACGGTGCATATCGCCAGCTGCCACGCGTGTGGGTGATTGGTGGCGGCTCAGTCTATGAACAGGCGCTGGGTGCTGGGCTGGTTGACGACCTGTTGGTCACAGAGCTGGATCTAGATATTCGCGGTGCCACTGCGGCCTTGGACGACAGCCTGGTGGTGCGCGCGCCGCAAATTGACGCCAGCCAATGGTGCCCGGGCCCGCTAACCGATCCGGCAGAGACCTGGAGGCCGATCTCCGGCGCTGCCGCTTGGCGGGTGAAGCACTGGCTCCGCCGCTGA
- a CDS encoding OsmC family protein — protein MSHAHPQPAAEQTRSNDSRHVAQTVLPANAVWAERSGTRQYLGHNDRGATVRIGMGPGEFSPGELLKLALATCNSLSADHRLARILGADFDANVVCSSIKNDPEERYESFTVEMVTDLSGLDTAQLRQLNAQAEGAIDRNCTVGHTLEKGAPFTFALLDDPDA, from the coding sequence ATGAGTCATGCACACCCCCAGCCCGCAGCCGAACAGACCCGTTCAAACGACTCGCGTCACGTCGCGCAGACCGTGCTGCCAGCCAACGCCGTCTGGGCGGAGCGCAGCGGCACGCGCCAGTACTTGGGTCACAATGATCGCGGTGCCACCGTGCGCATCGGCATGGGGCCGGGCGAGTTCTCCCCCGGTGAGTTGCTCAAGCTGGCCCTGGCCACCTGCAACTCCCTGTCAGCTGACCACCGCCTGGCCCGCATCCTGGGCGCTGACTTTGACGCCAACGTCGTATGCAGCTCAATCAAAAACGACCCCGAGGAGCGCTACGAGTCCTTCACCGTCGAGATGGTCACGGACTTGTCTGGACTGGACACCGCACAGCTGCGTCAGCTGAACGCACAGGCTGAAGGCGCCATTGACCGTAACTGCACCGTAGGCCACACTCTCGAAAAGGGCGCACCCTTCACCTTCGCGCTCCTGGACGACCCGGACGCCTGA
- a CDS encoding MFS transporter, whose amino-acid sequence MSALAWSRNEGSPLRTNPTLRALLAVCLFTYVAQNMLNVSIAPLARALALREWVVGLAVSVAALAVTLLSQFWGRRSISWGRRRVLLLALSLALVAGCLFSSAVWLRAAGRLGGLATAVAVVVARGPFFGGAVAAIPPTGQALIAEITPSEAERVRGMSAFSGAVQLSIVVGSVVSSLLGAWSIYAPVHATPLFVVLALLIGLAWIPRDGGRATASNAAASVTAVVEAPPAPCKAPLPPRVSWSDRRVLPWLGAAFGMFFASGVVQIIAGFIVQDRLALSSQQAVPLTAVMLLANAAGAMLSQLVLVPRLAWRPRRLVRVGVLLAFLGLGVLAWAPVLWVMVAATFVVGLGGGMVGPGFTAGGSLAVSAAEQGGVAGVLNATGATTWIFAPVLATALYSWWHLAPFLLALTVLGASVGVAWTSRAFGEGRRPSTSLG is encoded by the coding sequence ATGTCGGCCCTGGCCTGGAGCCGGAACGAGGGCTCTCCGCTGCGCACCAACCCGACCTTGCGTGCGCTACTGGCCGTCTGCTTATTCACCTATGTGGCACAGAACATGCTGAACGTGTCTATCGCGCCCCTGGCGCGGGCCCTGGCGCTGCGCGAGTGGGTGGTGGGCCTGGCAGTCTCCGTGGCAGCGTTGGCAGTCACCTTGCTGTCCCAGTTCTGGGGGAGACGCTCCATCTCCTGGGGGCGACGGCGGGTGTTGCTACTGGCTCTGAGCCTGGCCCTGGTGGCGGGCTGCTTGTTCTCCTCCGCAGTGTGGCTGCGAGCGGCCGGGCGTCTGGGGGGCTTGGCGACGGCGGTGGCTGTGGTAGTGGCACGCGGTCCCTTCTTTGGTGGTGCGGTGGCGGCAATCCCGCCCACCGGGCAGGCGTTGATCGCTGAGATCACGCCTTCTGAGGCTGAGCGGGTGCGCGGCATGTCGGCCTTCTCGGGGGCGGTGCAGCTGTCGATCGTGGTGGGCTCGGTGGTCTCCTCTTTGCTGGGCGCGTGGTCTATCTACGCGCCAGTGCACGCCACACCGTTGTTCGTGGTGTTGGCTCTGCTGATTGGGCTGGCGTGGATTCCGCGCGACGGCGGGCGGGCGACGGCGTCGAACGCGGCAGCGTCGGTGACTGCTGTGGTGGAGGCGCCCCCTGCACCATGCAAAGCTCCTTTGCCGCCCCGCGTCTCCTGGAGCGACCGGCGTGTGCTGCCGTGGCTTGGCGCGGCCTTCGGGATGTTCTTTGCCTCCGGGGTGGTGCAGATCATCGCGGGTTTCATTGTGCAAGACCGGTTGGCGCTCAGCTCCCAACAGGCGGTACCGCTGACGGCTGTGATGCTGCTGGCCAATGCGGCCGGAGCGATGCTCTCGCAGCTGGTGCTGGTGCCCAGGCTGGCTTGGCGGCCTCGGCGGCTGGTGCGGGTTGGTGTCCTGCTAGCCTTCTTAGGTCTAGGGGTTCTGGCTTGGGCTCCAGTGTTGTGGGTGATGGTTGCGGCGACCTTCGTCGTCGGCCTAGGTGGGGGCATGGTGGGGCCTGGCTTCACCGCTGGTGGCTCCTTGGCGGTTAGTGCCGCCGAGCAAGGTGGCGTGGCTGGTGTGCTGAACGCGACAGGTGCAACTACCTGGATCTTCGCGCCCGTGCTGGCGACGGCGTTGTACAGCTGGTGGCATTTGGCTCCGTTCTTGCTGGCCCTAACGGTGCTGGGTGCAAGCGTGGGGGTGGCTTGGACCAGTCGGGCGTTTGGTGAGGGCCGCCGTCCTTCCACCAGCCTGGGTTGA
- a CDS encoding ABC transporter ATP-binding protein, whose protein sequence is MSSSIEFEAVTKQYPGVATPAVSSFSAKLAAGSTTVLLGSSGCGKTTLLRMVNRMVEPTSGRVLVDGQDVLGQNPVSLRRSIGYVLQNAGLLPHRRVLDNITLVPRLNGEDRTTATERAYELMDLLGLDRALAKRYPHELSGGQAQRVGVARALAADPGVLLMDEPFGAVDPLVRRELQAELIRLQAELAKTIIFVTHDVGEALALGDEIILLRKGADVAQRGTGPELLAAPADDFVARFLGLDDADRQLNLLEVAGQRVVADAAGRAIGRVAPAHSSRLPKGIA, encoded by the coding sequence ATGAGCAGCAGCATCGAGTTCGAGGCCGTCACCAAGCAGTACCCCGGCGTCGCCACGCCTGCGGTTTCCAGCTTTTCCGCCAAGTTGGCCGCCGGATCTACCACGGTTCTTCTGGGTTCCTCCGGCTGCGGCAAAACCACCCTGCTGCGCATGGTCAACCGCATGGTGGAGCCAACCAGTGGCCGTGTGCTGGTGGATGGGCAGGACGTGCTCGGCCAGAACCCTGTCAGCCTGCGCCGCTCTATCGGCTACGTCCTGCAGAACGCGGGGCTGCTGCCACACCGCCGCGTCCTAGACAACATCACCCTGGTGCCCCGGCTCAACGGGGAGGACCGTACCACCGCCACCGAGCGCGCCTACGAGCTGATGGATCTGCTGGGCCTGGACCGTGCCCTGGCCAAGCGTTACCCGCACGAGCTCTCCGGCGGGCAGGCCCAGCGCGTCGGCGTGGCGCGCGCCCTGGCAGCCGACCCGGGTGTGCTGCTGATGGATGAGCCCTTCGGCGCCGTGGACCCGCTGGTGCGCCGCGAGTTACAGGCCGAGCTGATCCGCCTGCAGGCCGAGCTGGCTAAGACCATCATCTTTGTCACCCACGACGTCGGGGAGGCCTTAGCCTTGGGTGACGAGATCATCCTGCTGCGCAAAGGTGCGGATGTCGCCCAGCGTGGCACTGGCCCCGAGCTGCTGGCGGCTCCCGCCGATGACTTCGTGGCGCGCTTCCTGGGGCTGGACGACGCCGACCGGCAACTCAACCTTCTGGAGGTAGCTGGGCAGCGGGTGGTGGCTGACGCAGCCGGGCGCGCTATCGGCCGCGTAGCCCCGGCCCACAGCTCCCGGTTGCCGAAGGGCATCGCATGA
- a CDS encoding sensor histidine kinase, translating into MPIFLPAAVRGAIDLTDAEMDWLHRLIADWQLISDLSVADLVLWVPSRARRFIAIGHCRPSTGATVHLDDVVGRKLPAARENAVLEALTTGEIQMSAEPFWTGQASVLEEYVPVRMGDEVIAVMTRESSVGVIRAGRLMDESQESLAADLCSMVSQGTFPITGAGTTLRHGTPRVSDGFLRLDAEGRVVTISPNATSCFHRLGVRGDMEGLVLAEAVTTIIPERTQVDETLAVVLMGRQAWLTEVEAGGVFLTVRAVPLMIGQERSGALLLVRDVTELRQREQVLLNKDATIREIHHRVKNNLQTVSALLRMQGRRATNDETREALVEAERRVSTIATVHQALSHNVDEEVDFDEVFGQVLRMAASVATPTGQVSTCIEGSFGTVDADTAQALATVLAELVTNAVEHGFGGRDGKVTVRAQREADGALVVHVVDDGDGVQEGSIMSGLGTQIVKTLVRGELRGTIDWRQAEGGGTDVVIHARLHA; encoded by the coding sequence GTGCCGATTTTCCTACCTGCTGCCGTGCGTGGAGCCATCGACTTAACTGACGCGGAGATGGATTGGCTCCACCGGCTCATCGCTGACTGGCAGCTGATCTCTGACCTGTCCGTGGCTGACCTGGTCCTGTGGGTGCCCTCCCGCGCCCGGCGTTTTATCGCCATCGGCCACTGCCGCCCCTCTACCGGGGCGACAGTCCACCTGGACGACGTCGTCGGCCGTAAGCTCCCGGCCGCCCGCGAGAACGCGGTGCTGGAGGCACTGACCACCGGTGAGATTCAGATGTCAGCGGAGCCGTTCTGGACGGGGCAGGCTTCCGTGCTGGAGGAGTACGTGCCGGTGCGCATGGGCGATGAGGTGATCGCCGTGATGACCCGGGAGAGTTCGGTGGGCGTGATCCGCGCCGGCCGCCTGATGGACGAGTCGCAGGAGTCCCTGGCCGCCGACCTGTGCAGTATGGTCTCCCAAGGCACCTTCCCGATCACCGGCGCGGGCACCACCTTGCGGCACGGCACCCCGCGTGTCTCTGACGGCTTCCTGCGCCTAGACGCGGAGGGGCGCGTGGTCACGATCAGCCCCAACGCAACCTCCTGTTTCCACCGCTTAGGTGTGCGTGGTGACATGGAGGGCCTGGTTCTAGCGGAGGCAGTAACCACGATCATCCCTGAGCGCACCCAGGTGGATGAGACCTTGGCGGTGGTGTTGATGGGGCGCCAGGCTTGGCTCACGGAGGTGGAGGCCGGGGGAGTGTTTTTGACTGTCCGCGCGGTCCCGTTGATGATTGGTCAGGAGCGCTCTGGGGCGCTGCTGCTGGTGCGTGACGTTACGGAGCTGCGGCAGCGCGAACAGGTCCTGTTGAATAAGGACGCCACCATCCGCGAGATTCATCACCGGGTCAAGAACAACCTCCAGACTGTCTCCGCCTTGTTGCGCATGCAGGGGCGGCGGGCAACGAATGATGAGACCCGGGAGGCGCTGGTTGAGGCTGAGCGGCGTGTCTCCACGATCGCCACAGTGCACCAGGCGCTGAGTCATAACGTGGATGAGGAGGTGGACTTTGATGAGGTCTTTGGCCAGGTGCTGCGCATGGCGGCGTCCGTGGCTACCCCTACTGGGCAGGTGTCCACCTGTATCGAGGGCTCGTTTGGGACCGTTGATGCGGATACCGCCCAAGCCCTGGCCACCGTCTTGGCGGAGCTGGTGACGAATGCGGTGGAGCACGGTTTTGGGGGCCGTGACGGCAAGGTGACGGTGCGGGCGCAGCGTGAGGCCGACGGCGCCCTGGTGGTGCACGTGGTTGACGACGGCGACGGCGTGCAGGAGGGCAGCATTATGAGCGGCCTAGGCACGCAGATCGTCAAGACGTTGGTGCGTGGCGAGTTGCGCGGCACCATTGACTGGCGGCAGGCGGAGGGGGGCGGCACCGACGTCGTCATTCACGCGCGGTTGCACGCCTAG
- a CDS encoding ABC transporter permease — MNFVADALTYIIDPAHWHGPLGIGRLLAQHLGYSMLGVLFASLLGVPLGWWVGHSRRGRSLAVATSGAVRALPTLGLVTLLGLLLGIGLTAPLLAFVVLAVPSVLAGAYTGVEAADPVAVDGARASGMSELQVLTRVEVPLGAPLLVGGLRSASLQVIATATLAAYTGAGGLGRLMFLGLNTQNYAMVLASSLLVIGLALLSETCFTLIQRAVTPAGADTRKES; from the coding sequence ATGAACTTTGTTGCTGACGCCCTGACCTACATCATTGACCCCGCGCACTGGCACGGCCCCCTGGGGATTGGTCGCCTCCTGGCCCAACACCTGGGCTACTCCATGCTGGGCGTGCTATTCGCCTCCCTTCTGGGCGTGCCCTTGGGCTGGTGGGTGGGACACAGTCGCCGCGGGCGCAGCCTGGCCGTGGCCACCTCAGGGGCAGTGCGCGCTCTGCCCACCCTGGGCCTGGTCACACTCCTGGGGCTGCTGCTCGGCATTGGGCTGACGGCGCCACTGCTGGCCTTCGTGGTGCTGGCTGTGCCCTCCGTCCTAGCAGGCGCCTACACTGGCGTGGAAGCAGCTGACCCGGTGGCTGTGGACGGTGCGCGCGCCAGCGGTATGAGTGAGCTGCAGGTGCTCACCCGCGTGGAGGTGCCCCTGGGCGCGCCACTGCTGGTAGGTGGCCTGCGCTCAGCTAGCCTGCAGGTGATCGCGACGGCAACCTTGGCCGCGTATACGGGTGCCGGAGGGCTGGGACGCCTTATGTTCCTGGGGTTGAATACCCAGAACTACGCTATGGTGCTGGCCTCATCGCTGTTGGTTATCGGCCTGGCCCTGCTCTCTGAGACCTGCTTCACCTTGATCCAGCGTGCCGTCACACCGGCAGGCGCAGATACCCGGAAGGAATCCTGA
- a CDS encoding DUF2505 domain-containing protein, whose protein sequence is MQSTQTITYPADADAVIAMLSDPVFQRGRIERFGPENLDCQVASQGEGFAATLSGAVPPSRLPAAASRFVRSAVAFTLTETWSGPAADGTRSGNLTVKVKGAPVKAAGTMRMVPGSGSTTVELKLDLRVTVPLVGKSIEDKAMGQISRVVRDEERRAKEYLEAKA, encoded by the coding sequence ATGCAGTCGACCCAAACGATTACGTACCCTGCCGACGCCGACGCCGTCATTGCGATGCTGTCTGACCCAGTCTTCCAGCGTGGCCGTATTGAGCGTTTCGGCCCTGAGAACCTGGACTGCCAGGTGGCCTCCCAGGGTGAGGGCTTCGCCGCCACCCTCAGCGGTGCGGTGCCCCCGTCGCGTCTGCCCGCCGCGGCCAGCCGCTTCGTGCGCTCCGCCGTCGCCTTCACACTGACGGAGACCTGGTCCGGGCCTGCCGCTGACGGCACCCGCTCCGGCAACCTCACGGTCAAGGTGAAGGGTGCCCCCGTTAAAGCAGCTGGCACCATGCGCATGGTTCCCGGCTCCGGCAGCACCACCGTTGAACTCAAGCTGGACCTGCGCGTGACCGTGCCACTGGTGGGCAAGAGCATCGAAGACAAGGCCATGGGGCAGATCTCACGCGTCGTACGCGATGAGGAACGCCGAGCCAAGGAGTACCTGGAAGCCAAGGCCTGA
- a CDS encoding ABC transporter substrate-binding protein, producing the protein MTVTPKLDALNRSAGIRSQSQPSKQLVLPSRRAVMLGAGALSLGPVLAACSRKDPFAASRSTEGTANGTLTVGSSQYYSNEIIAELFAQMLEGTGFKVDRQFHIGPREVFLPEVEMGKIDVMPEYGGNLLQYYDKSGTATDADSVHKALLGGVLPKDLTVLDAAAATDQDSYTVTRATAEQYGLVSMEDLSKLGRRLKMAANAEFATRPYGPDGLKSVYNVEVEVTPVGDSGGPLTVKALTDGTVDVANIFTASPAIKENDLVVLSDPKALILPEQVTPLVNVSVPLAAVSAIGKVTAQLSTEELQALNTRSTKEQLDAAKIAKDWLTAKHLLA; encoded by the coding sequence ATGACCGTCACGCCCAAGCTTGACGCCCTGAACCGTTCCGCTGGCATCCGCAGCCAATCACAGCCGTCAAAGCAGCTGGTGCTTCCCAGCCGTCGGGCTGTCATGCTGGGCGCTGGGGCGCTGAGCTTGGGCCCGGTGCTAGCGGCCTGCAGCCGCAAAGACCCCTTTGCCGCCAGCCGCTCCACGGAAGGGACCGCCAACGGCACCCTGACTGTGGGTTCATCCCAGTACTACTCCAATGAGATCATCGCTGAGCTCTTCGCCCAGATGCTGGAGGGCACTGGCTTCAAGGTGGACCGCCAGTTCCATATTGGCCCGCGCGAGGTGTTCCTGCCTGAGGTGGAGATGGGCAAGATTGACGTGATGCCGGAGTATGGCGGCAACCTGTTGCAGTACTACGACAAGTCTGGCACCGCCACGGACGCTGACTCCGTGCACAAGGCGCTGCTGGGTGGGGTGCTGCCTAAGGACTTGACTGTGCTTGACGCTGCCGCGGCCACTGACCAGGACTCCTACACGGTCACGCGCGCCACTGCGGAGCAGTACGGGCTGGTTTCCATGGAGGACTTGAGCAAGCTGGGACGCCGGTTGAAGATGGCGGCCAATGCCGAGTTTGCGACTCGCCCCTACGGCCCCGACGGCCTCAAGAGCGTCTACAACGTGGAGGTGGAGGTTACCCCGGTGGGGGACTCGGGTGGCCCACTGACGGTCAAGGCACTCACTGACGGCACCGTGGACGTGGCCAATATCTTCACGGCCTCGCCAGCGATCAAGGAGAACGACCTGGTGGTCTTGTCTGATCCCAAAGCCCTTATCCTTCCTGAGCAGGTAACACCCCTGGTCAACGTTTCTGTGCCACTGGCGGCGGTCAGTGCGATCGGCAAGGTGACGGCGCAGCTCAGCACGGAGGAGTTGCAGGCGCTTAACACCCGCTCCACCAAGGAGCAGTTGGATGCCGCCAAGATCGCTAAGGATTGGCTGACTGCCAAACACCTCCTAGCTTGA